A genomic region of Pontibacillus yanchengensis contains the following coding sequences:
- a CDS encoding M20/M25/M40 family metallo-hydrolase, which translates to MENTQKDFLFELLTTASPSSMEMGIQKKWMEYIKPFADEIRTDNAGNVIGVLNPDADFKILLAGHCDEIALVINRIDDHGFLHFDKMGGINPKAAVGMKVTVLGQGRSITGVVGVNAQHHGGLKGDFGLDDLFIDCGAKSKEEIEKFVQIGDLAVYKREPELLMDRYISGRGLDNRTGAFIVAEVLRRLSEKNINIGVYAASTVNEETNMGGAYFAAAGLEPSMAIAVDVTFATDYPHVNKNKYGDVRLDHGPVLAKGAPINLKINRLLENAARSLDMNVQYELTPRMTGTDADKMRLTGRGVPVSLVSLPLRYMHSPVETASVQDMEEEIDLLVQMISGMTGKESLNPLED; encoded by the coding sequence ATGGAAAATACACAAAAAGATTTTTTATTTGAATTATTAACAACAGCATCTCCATCAAGTATGGAGATGGGCATCCAGAAGAAATGGATGGAATACATTAAACCGTTTGCTGATGAGATTCGTACTGATAATGCTGGTAATGTTATTGGTGTACTTAATCCAGATGCCGACTTTAAAATTTTATTGGCTGGACATTGTGATGAAATTGCTCTAGTCATTAATCGCATTGATGACCATGGTTTTCTTCACTTTGATAAAATGGGGGGCATTAACCCTAAAGCTGCAGTAGGTATGAAAGTTACTGTGCTTGGACAAGGTCGCTCGATTACTGGTGTAGTTGGAGTCAATGCTCAACACCATGGTGGTCTAAAAGGTGACTTTGGGTTAGATGATTTATTTATTGATTGTGGAGCGAAGTCAAAAGAAGAAATAGAAAAATTTGTGCAAATTGGGGATTTAGCTGTCTATAAACGAGAGCCAGAACTATTAATGGATCGCTATATTTCTGGTAGGGGATTAGACAATCGAACAGGAGCATTTATCGTGGCGGAAGTATTACGTCGCCTATCTGAAAAAAATATTAATATAGGTGTCTATGCGGCTAGTACTGTGAATGAGGAAACGAACATGGGTGGAGCTTATTTTGCAGCAGCTGGCTTAGAACCTTCAATGGCAATTGCAGTAGATGTTACCTTCGCTACGGATTATCCACATGTGAATAAAAATAAATATGGGGATGTCCGCTTAGACCATGGACCTGTGTTGGCAAAAGGAGCTCCAATCAATCTGAAAATCAATCGATTATTGGAAAACGCTGCACGTTCTCTAGATATGAACGTACAATATGAATTAACGCCACGGATGACAGGGACAGACGCAGACAAAATGCGCTTAACTGGACGTGGTGTTCCTGTTAGTTTAGTATCTCTACCTTTACGTTACATGCACTCTCCTGTGGAAACAGCTAGTGTTCAAGATATGGAGGAAGAAATTGACTTACTAGTGCAAATGATCAGTGGCATGACAGGAAAGGAAAGTTTAAATCCATTGGAAGACTAA
- a CDS encoding SH3 domain-containing protein — MIFEVIKEHQSSQQEPIQLKIGDRVSFSDRLSGPEGWERWIYCYIEETNLEGWVPEQIIYKYKENQGVLMRDYVAKELNVKVGDKFQLIEELNGWIRGRLISSSEEGWLPKDHIEPSRE; from the coding sequence ATGATTTTTGAGGTTATAAAAGAGCATCAAAGCAGCCAACAAGAACCTATACAGCTAAAAATAGGGGATCGTGTTTCGTTTAGTGATCGCTTGAGTGGACCTGAAGGGTGGGAACGTTGGATTTATTGCTATATTGAAGAGACAAACCTCGAGGGATGGGTACCAGAGCAAATTATATATAAATATAAAGAAAACCAAGGCGTGTTAATGAGAGATTATGTCGCGAAAGAATTAAATGTGAAAGTCGGAGATAAATTTCAGTTAATAGAAGAATTAAATGGGTGGATAAGAGGACGATTGATATCATCAAGCGAAGAAGGCTGGCTGCCGAAGGATCATATCGAACCAAGCAGAGAATAA